The following are from one region of the Magallana gigas chromosome 4, xbMagGiga1.1, whole genome shotgun sequence genome:
- the LOC109620490 gene encoding uncharacterized protein, which yields MACKQHFRPREFGLSHGFPGDFLRLEFGRPLLYLPWSAAWALYHFVWVCLEGYWWSLKSHYVTLDWFRQLSNVGYTVLTAFALVDFFIAFYAYCLAPRLAHVEPEVMQWYHKFSWVLYNITITTALSVTVTYWAFLSGDGSMKGSTINKHGINFLYSVLIIIASRKPIKLQHVYMPVLFSFCYMIFTVIYFAATKNKVYPILDWDKPGKAIKWVVLYTFVCVPIVHLLLFGLYRLKLYLKDKLSKAKDKPDDAQSQRPGSDANQNEITGEASTAQLLPVSSDNDDQGQTNLNSV from the exons ATGGCTTGTAAACAACACTTTAGGCCGAGAGAGTTTGGACTTTCTCATGGATTCCCGGGAGATTTCCTGCGACTCGAG TTTGGTCGCCCGCTCTTGTATTTGCCCTGGTCTGCAGCATGGGCCCTCTACCACTTTGTCTGGGTGTGCCTCGAGGGGTACTGGTGGTCACTGAAGTCTCATTACGTCACGCTCGACTGGTTCCGGCAACTCAGCAACGTTGGTTACACTGTTCTGACGGCATTCGCCCTCGTCGACTTCTTCATTGCGTTTTATGCGTACTGCCTCGCGCCTAGATTAGCACATGTTG AACCGGAAGTCATGCAGTGGTACCACAAGTTTTCCTGGGTTTTGTACAATATTACCATAACTACCGCATTGTCGGTCACCGTCACGTACTGGGCGTTTCTTTCTGGAG ACGGTTCAATGAAGGGAAGTACTATCAACAAACATGGCATAAATTTTTTGTATTCCGTTTTAATCATCATTGCATCCAGAAAGCCCATAAAGCTACAACATGTGTACATGCCAGTCCTGTTCAGTTTCTGCTACATGATATTCACAGTGATTTACTTTGCTGCCACGAAAAACAAAGTATATCCAATACTTGACTGGGATAAGCCAGGGAAAGCCATTAAATGGGttgttttatatacatttgtGTGCGTACCGATCGTGCATCTGCTGTTGTTCGGGTTATACAGGTTAAAACTATATCTAAAAGACAAATTGTCGAAAGCGAAAGACAAACCTGACGACGCTCAATCTCAACGGCCCGGAAGTGACGCAAATCAGAATGAGATTACTGGAGAGGCCTCCACGGCCCAACTTTTGCCAGTCTCAAGTGATAATGATGATCAGGGACAGACCAATCTCAATAGTGTCTAA
- the LOC117682673 gene encoding leucine-rich repeat-containing protein 15 isoform X1 → MRIQYLTFFLVLHVNPCVPSGYDVICPLPPPCECDRDDPIVYCRDKNLTAVPTITKADGLWTFYLGANQIRHIASRNFVGVTLQMLILDSNKIDSIADDAFAGSEDSLIVLHLHYNRLQELPVAVGSLRKLMGINLQGNPMPDFRKDVLQNVSSSLQFISMGSVEMPKWPSNLKYLPNLISIDVYDVTFPSIPNDALHMYKANLSFFSLYNTSLKALPSLDGLDSLGDLLFQGNKNLSANAISNAARSGLPNLMHVTFQNNNLITLPSIFMNSPKLGALSVYSEPMEDIREDVFSPGLSKNFIYLFINDTRLTRIPSCVSSLPTISRLQITNSKITEINSEDFSGMTRLASLYLSGNPLSQLSNDAFMTINQLGDLRLDNTMLTTIPKAVQNIKALQDIDLSGSPVECSCASLGWMKQWKTKPSNLQIFGSCANIHMTIMSFVSLEVPKCAN, encoded by the exons ATGCGT ATCCAGTATCTAACCTTTTTTCTGGTATTACATGTGAATCCCTGCGTGCCGTCTGGTTATGACGTCATTTGTCCACTTCCGCCGCCGTGTGAATGTGACAGAGATGACCCAATCGTGTACTGCAGGGATAAAAACCTAACAGCTGTTCCCACCATCACAAAGGCGGACGGCTTGTGGACATTTTATCTGGGCGCCAACCAGATCAGACACATTGCCTCGAGAAATTTTGTGGGGGTAACACTTCAAATGTTGATTCTTGACAGCAATAAAATTGATAGTATAGCAGACGACGCGTTCGCCGGAAGTGAAGATAGTCTGATTGTTCTTCACCTCCACTACAACCGATTACAGGAACTACCCGTGGCTGTTGGTAGTTTACGTAAACTCATGGGGATAAATCTGCAAGGAAACCCCATGCCAGATTTCAGAAAAGATGTGCTGCAAAATGTTTCTTCTTCTTTGCAATTTATAAGCAtggggtctgttgaaatgccgAAATGGCCCAGTAATTTAAAATACCTGCCGAATTTGATATCAATCGATGTTTATGACGTCACTTTTCCCAGCATTCCAAACGATGCATTACATATGTACAAGGCGAACTTGTCTTTCTTTAGCCTTTACAATACAAGTTTAAAAGCTTTGCCGTCTTTAGATGGACTTGATTCTCTAGGAGACTTGCTATTTCAAGGCAATAAAAACCTTTCAGCCAATGCAATATCAAATGCAGCCAGGAGCGGACTGCCGAACCTGATGCACGTTACCTTCCAAAACAATAATCTGATAACACTTCCAAGCATATTCATGAATTCTCCAAAACTTGGTGCCTTGTCGGTTTACTCAGAACCTATGGAAGACATCCGCGAGGACGTGTTTTCGCCAGGTTTATCTAAGAACTTCATATATTTGTTCATAAACGACACACGTCTCACTCGCATACCATCCTGTGTATCTTCCTTACCAACCATTTCCCGACTTCAGATCACCAACAGCAAAATCACGGAAATCAACAGCGAGGACTTTAGCGGAATGACACGACTTGCCTCCCTTTATCTCTCTGGGAATCCCCTTTCACAATTGTCAAATGACGCGTTTATGACCATCAACCAATTGGGTGATCTGCGATTGGACAACACCATGTTGACCACCATCCCAAAAGCTGTGCAGAATATTAAAGCATTGCAGGACATTGATCTCTCCGGCTCACCTGTTGAATGCAGTTGTGCGAGTTTAGGTTGGATGAAGCAGTGGAAAACGAAGCCCTCAAATCTCCAAATATTCGGCAGTTGTGCCAACATCCATATGACTATTATGAGTTTTGTTAGCTTGGAGGTTCCTAAATGTGCGAACTAA
- the LOC117682673 gene encoding leucine-rich repeat protein SHOC-2 isoform X2, whose protein sequence is MLILDSNKIDSIADDAFAGSEDSLIVLHLHYNRLQELPVAVGSLRKLMGINLQGNPMPDFRKDVLQNVSSSLQFISMGSVEMPKWPSNLKYLPNLISIDVYDVTFPSIPNDALHMYKANLSFFSLYNTSLKALPSLDGLDSLGDLLFQGNKNLSANAISNAARSGLPNLMHVTFQNNNLITLPSIFMNSPKLGALSVYSEPMEDIREDVFSPGLSKNFIYLFINDTRLTRIPSCVSSLPTISRLQITNSKITEINSEDFSGMTRLASLYLSGNPLSQLSNDAFMTINQLGDLRLDNTMLTTIPKAVQNIKALQDIDLSGSPVECSCASLGWMKQWKTKPSNLQIFGSCANIHMTIMSFVSLEVPKCAN, encoded by the coding sequence ATGTTGATTCTTGACAGCAATAAAATTGATAGTATAGCAGACGACGCGTTCGCCGGAAGTGAAGATAGTCTGATTGTTCTTCACCTCCACTACAACCGATTACAGGAACTACCCGTGGCTGTTGGTAGTTTACGTAAACTCATGGGGATAAATCTGCAAGGAAACCCCATGCCAGATTTCAGAAAAGATGTGCTGCAAAATGTTTCTTCTTCTTTGCAATTTATAAGCAtggggtctgttgaaatgccgAAATGGCCCAGTAATTTAAAATACCTGCCGAATTTGATATCAATCGATGTTTATGACGTCACTTTTCCCAGCATTCCAAACGATGCATTACATATGTACAAGGCGAACTTGTCTTTCTTTAGCCTTTACAATACAAGTTTAAAAGCTTTGCCGTCTTTAGATGGACTTGATTCTCTAGGAGACTTGCTATTTCAAGGCAATAAAAACCTTTCAGCCAATGCAATATCAAATGCAGCCAGGAGCGGACTGCCGAACCTGATGCACGTTACCTTCCAAAACAATAATCTGATAACACTTCCAAGCATATTCATGAATTCTCCAAAACTTGGTGCCTTGTCGGTTTACTCAGAACCTATGGAAGACATCCGCGAGGACGTGTTTTCGCCAGGTTTATCTAAGAACTTCATATATTTGTTCATAAACGACACACGTCTCACTCGCATACCATCCTGTGTATCTTCCTTACCAACCATTTCCCGACTTCAGATCACCAACAGCAAAATCACGGAAATCAACAGCGAGGACTTTAGCGGAATGACACGACTTGCCTCCCTTTATCTCTCTGGGAATCCCCTTTCACAATTGTCAAATGACGCGTTTATGACCATCAACCAATTGGGTGATCTGCGATTGGACAACACCATGTTGACCACCATCCCAAAAGCTGTGCAGAATATTAAAGCATTGCAGGACATTGATCTCTCCGGCTCACCTGTTGAATGCAGTTGTGCGAGTTTAGGTTGGATGAAGCAGTGGAAAACGAAGCCCTCAAATCTCCAAATATTCGGCAGTTGTGCCAACATCCATATGACTATTATGAGTTTTGTTAGCTTGGAGGTTCCTAAATGTGCGAACTAA
- the LOC117685344 gene encoding ADP-ribosylation factor 4 — MGLTISSLFNRLFGKRAMRILMVGLDAAGKTTILYKLKLGEIVTTIPTIGFNVETVEYKNISFTVWDVGGQDKIRPLWRHYFQNTHGLIFVVDSNDRERVEEARAELKKMLEEDELRDAILLVFANKQDLPNAMSASEITEKLGLSALRGRKWYIQSTCATQGTGLYEGLDWLSNELSNQ, encoded by the exons ATGGGACTGACCATCTCCAGTCTGTTCAATCGTCTGTTTGGCAAGAGAGCCATGAGGATCCTTATGG tcGGACTTGATGCAGCTGGAAAAACAACAATCTTATACAAGTTGAAACTTGGAGAAATAGTCACCACTATTCCCACAATTG GTTTCAATGTGGAGACCGTTGAATACAAAAACATCAGTTTCACTGTATGGGACGTTGGTGGTCAGGACAAAATTCGACCTCTATGGAGACACTATTTCCAGAATACTCAc GGCCTAATTTTTGTTGTGGACAGTAATGACAGAGAGAGAGTAGAAGAAGCTAGAGCTGAACTGAAGAAAATG cTGGAGGAGGATGAGCTCAGAGATGCCATTTTATTGGTGTTTGCTAACAAGCAGGATCTTCCTAATGCTATGTCAGCATCAGAAATCACAGAGAAATTGGGACTCAGTGCATTACGAGGACGAAAG TGGTATATTCAGAGCACATGTGCCACACAAGGAACAGGATTATACGAAGGACTTGATTGGCTCTCGAATGAGCTGTCTAACCAATGA